The nucleotide window attacatgaacacacacacaatcacaagtaatacatgaatatgaaaataaggataataagtctggagatcgtcagcctcttcttccacgacctccaacactccttcaactgggcagaaagacaggagtcccacactctctcacaggagggcctcatcaccacgtcggcgcctctccttcactgtcctgccatccatacacactgtcccctctgacagtcctggacacaagctgccttgcagccttttctactactaaagtattaatgttctgttgccacatacataagtaactattgtggcctaactagcctactcacacaaggggtaatgggagggaaaatgatctaccttacattcctggctcacgacgcctgtccctcgatggtgtgaggttcccacgcttcctgagtcgatcctcgacgatccaggaacgttccacaggtcctcaggtgtcgtggagtcttcgcgtcgtcgccgttctaatccctgagattcagctgccccaatcctggttcatcgatgggcgctgagctaatcactatttttcccacactcgccccttccacaaggcgttgctccttgtcctaggcacggtgtcgtccttccaaaaccctcagtggatgtcacccggtcacagctaggcttgcccgccacacctttccagacctcccaacgtccagcgtcgtcgccgaatattttccaagtttggcactcttttgctcaataaacttggttccttttcgcttcccagaagcgcggggtctccaatacgtgagatgggctgcgagagcctgcactaatccaccgagaaaggcttgtagagcctcaaatccttgagagcagaccgaggcgcgtcctctcgcttccgaggttaggtcaactctgacgttggcgccgcccggggcactcggtgacgtcacggcgggccctgattggtcgcccgcgacctaagtcggccaatccgcgatcggctagtgtcccttccaaaaggtcatatctgcattaggggatactctttcattttatatcagggcgccaacttCCCCTTTTTTACAACTCATAATGTaacgttctcccttaactggcagccggtctggtcgccacatatatcattagactccctgaacctcagagaatcagtagggagagctgatatgactctttaagccggcaaacgaaagaaataggagagggcaccgtaacagtatgtatgtatgtatgtatgtatgtatgtatgtatgtatgtatgtatgtatgtatgtatgtatgtatgtatgtatgtatgtatgcatgtatgtatgtatgtaaggagagagagagagagagagagagagagagagagagagagagagagagagagagagagagagagagagagagagagagagagagagacagagagagagacagagagagagacagagagagagagagagagagagagagagagagagagagagagagagagagagagagagagagagagagagagagagagagagagagagagagaaggagagagagaaagagagagagaaggagagagagagaaagagaagaagacCGAGATAGAGAaacagatatagacagagtctgggagagaatgttagacacagagacggatatataaggatatgcaaagtcagtgagagaatgacagagatagagcaaggaaagagacagagagataggctgacacagagaatggcagaaacgaggagaggcagagacagagggacagggacagaggagggacgggggaacagaggggggcaGCTGGGACAGAGAGtgagacagggacagagggagacagggacggagagggggacagggtcagagagggagaccgggggacagagggaggagagggggggggggcaggagaccaagagagaggggacagaggagagacaggggacagaaagagtggacagggggacagagagagggacagggacagacagagaaggacagggacagagggacagggaccgggtcagagagggggacaggaggaCAGAAAGAGGGACAGGAGGACAGAaagaggggacagagagagggacagggggccgAGATAGAGACAGGGACAatgggacagagatggatagggggactggaggaaagggaaggggacagatgaaggacagcggaccgaaagagtgggcagggggacaaagaggcacaggggacagagagaaggacagatCGACAGAGGGACATAgacggacagggggacagagagtgacagagagatggaaagggggggcagagagaggaacaggaggacagagaggaacaggggggacagagagagagacagggggacagagagatggaaaggggggacagggggcagagagagacagggggacagagagagggacaatgggatagagagggacagggggacagagagatggaaagggaggacaaggggacagagagggggacagggggaaagggatcggggacagaggacagaaaatgtgggcagggggacaaagatggacagggggacaaagatggacagggggacaaagatggacagggggacaggaggaaaggggggagatgcatgagggggaatgtttgcgagagatggagaaggggtatttagaacggtaagttagagaggggggcaactaaggcgcatcattgaaaagcaaatgatcatcattgcaatagcaggagccacgcacatcttcagcctgcgttgttgagacattgtcaattaagcggtgtccaataacagtaacttcggtatttaagcgataccttttAAAATACTGGacatattgaaagatattaatctaGATATTAATCcctttgtgcaacgcacacaagaggcaacagcttctagctctacaagcgggaatataaaatagagaataggcgattgttttcattCATAGtgaaataaacccacggaccgtgtcaactacatttacaaaaccctgttctaaaatgcaaatcctgctctgaaactcctcctggacagatgtaataggacccattatcaccacaccagaaataaatatctctttgatatcccctgaGTTATACTTaagctgtgtaaacactctatggaaataaagggacccagtttatggaactcactccctattgaattgaaaagatgtccaacttttacatcattcaaaatcaatactaaaaagtaccaaatttcgtcttcatagtttttcactttttgccttaaaattgcactgtatctattgctacccaatctcccaacctttatgttcccaatttgaacatctttaccattgtgatcattgctgtcttcttatatgtgctgccaatctgctgtatggtgtttattaatcttgttatctgtatctattgctacccagtctcccaatctttatgtacccaatctgaacatctttaccattgtgatcattgctgtcttatatgtgctgtcaatctgctgtatggtgtctattaatcttgtttaaattactaatcaagctgtcaatgtaatcaatcagagctttaatataacaatgtgctgtaatatacttactaagctctctcatttcatttttctcttgcaatatatctttatcatttatcaattctgatagaaattacctacttaaaattatctgttagattaaggacctgcccaaaacgctgcgcgtactagtggctttacaagaatgtaaatactgtactatccaatgtattctcataaacccaacgtaccttcttgtatatatataaataaataaataaataaataaatagataatgaagcgagtataaggattactcgctacaCCTTCGATAAGAGTGCGCTCTGTTAACAAACACTGTACTATCCACTACTGTACTATCACTATGTactaatacattggatagtactactgtactatccaatgtattctcacaaacccaacgtaccttcttgtatatatatatataaataaataaataaataaataaatagataatgaagcgagtataaggattacttgCTACACCTTCTTCGGTAAGAGTGCGCTTTGTTAACCAACACAGTTGACAGTGCACTGTTAATGGAAGGGCTATTATATGATCTAGTGTCATGTATTTATTCATCTTCTTAACTTATACACTTCTATGGTCTCGTTTTGATAATAATACTGTCTTGGAAGACGAGAACAACAGCCAACACAAACCAGCGAATATGTATATACGAAAGGATTCGTGTACACAAACTTGTTAGTGAACgaacttgtgtctagtgtactgaACCGCCGGTATCCGAAACTGCAGTAGTCGATTTGACCCGTCCCCGTGCAGCcgtccgctcgtcgtcaaggttgaaccaggagtcccacATTGCTCtgtaaattgattgattgataaagattaagccacccaaaaggtcgcacgggcatgaataacccgtaagtgaaggccctttggagccattaccaggatCAATAGcggatactgaagatctgtggttGCTTTGTATGCTTaagcttaataaaaaaaaaaacaataagctTGTATCTCATCCAACAGGAGAGCGCTGATTCCTTCAAAAAGTATGTAATCGTATGGTATAGTATAAAGAAAGAATTCTAAGTACATTATTTAATTGGAAAAGATGGGCAAAAACATAATCGAAAAATGTAAAAGACCAGAAGACCAGTTATAAACACAAAATAATAAGTAAGAAAACAAGACATGGAACCAGAAAACACATTGGAACGCTAGTATGAGCGTCCGGCGCCATTTTGTTAGCTGATGAGTGTCCAGACAGTCCAGGCATTAAACCTTTAACAAACAGTCATAAAGAAGCAGCAGCATCATTGACGGCCAAGTGCTCATATCAAGTCTAACTCAATGAAACAACACGTAAACCTAGCCTAACCGTTAACATTGACACTGGACCCTGACGCGTCTCCCTGCATCACTACTCGTCTCCCTGCATCACTACTCGTGCAGTTATCCGGAGGAGAAAAATCGTCACACAAACTGCAACTATCATTAAgaatatgaagactcaccagtgtccagagtgtgggaaggtattcagtcagcttggacacataaagcgtcacatgttagtgcattcaggtgataaacctcatgagtgtctagagtgtgggaagagattcagttgtattggaaacatgaagtcccacatgttagtgcattcgggtgacaaacctcatgaatgtctagagtgtgggaagagattcagtcatcttggaaatatgaagtctcacatgttagtgcattcatgtgataaaccttatgagtgtccagagtgtgggaagagattcaggagACTGggccatatgaagactcacaggatgatgCATGCGGAtgaaagaccttttgaatgtgctcaatgtggcaaaaaatttagacaaCGTGGAAAAATAATTCagcatatgttagtgcattcaggtgataaacgccatgaatgtccagagtgtgggaagagattcagtcaactgGGATATATGAAgaaacacatgttagtgcattcatgtGACAAACATCATGAGTGTCcagattgtgggaagagattcaggcgACTGGGAAACATGAAAACTCACAGAATGATACATACGGACGAAAGACCATTTGAATGTGctcagtgtggcaaaaaatttagacaaCGTGATAAAATAATTcaacacatgttagtacattcaggggACAAATCTCATGAGTGCCCAGAGTGTGGAAAAAGATTCAGTCAACTGGGATACATGAAGAAACATATGCTGATGCACTcagatgataaacctcatgagtgcccggagtgtggaaagagattcagtcaactgGGATATATGAAgaatcacatgttagtgcattcatgtGACAAacatcatgagtgtccagagtgtgggaagagattcagtcagctgggaaatatgaagactcacaggatgatgCATGCAGACAaaagaccttttgaatgtgctcaatgtggcaaaaaatttaaacaacgtggtaaaataattcaacacatgttagtgcattcaggtgacaaacctcatgagtgcccAGATTGtgagaaaagattcagtcaacttGGAAATATGAAGCGTCATATGATGGTGCATGTGGTTAAAAGATCTTTTGAATGTGCGGAGTgtagcaaaaaatttagagaccgTAAAACTATAATACGTCACATGTTTGTGCATTCTCATGATTGAccttgagtgtccagagtgtggaatgaGAATCAGTTGTTTTGAAAGTATGAAGCGTCACAGAATGGTGCACGTGTTTAAAAGGGAAACAAGACACTCTGTACATTGAcagcatcgcacactaatatttttcccacttcggacaccagctttggacgttttgcatatgtgtacgtgttccatattaaaacaacaatataatgctattaacaaataAAATCGtctacttaacaggcatatagttattaaatgaagtttagtgatgtaatagacataatccggagttggtaaggacgccgcccaccagcgtaaacacaacacaccccgaaggcccacaaacacgataaaacgcacaaaacacaacacttctgtcagtttttggataaacatcttttatatttattatgtgatagttatacttgtataaaatgataactattataggaaagcgcctaatatttaatattaatcaataaaaaagaagtcagaagccacacgcctgtctgtacatgtcttttgtgtaaaagtattttgggcgctcatgtacttgtgtgctagctggtgttcACGACTGTTCTCGcccacaagcattagaattaaacaaacgaatttatttattctttatttattcatttatatacaagaagatacattttctcgagagagtacataacattggtgttcttacattctttttaAGCCACTAACTCGCAAAGCCTTTCGGCATGTCTAGATCTGCCCAAAACCTGCCTATTTATCTTTACCAtttacaaataataatattaatagtcATATATTTACAAgatggtacaatgggtttgtaaaataaaatgttattataaataaatactaaacaaaattattatttaaattgtattattgttgtaaaataaaaaatacgaaaaaaagggttgtaaaataaaaaatacgaATATACATTATTTCACTCTGAGATATTTACATATTACGAATTATAATCtgaaatatatacattttatgaCAATGGAGAGTTGAAAACAATGTGTAACCATGAAGGaaaatcaaacaggaaattacATAAGCACTTGAGAAttaccatcgacttgagaatggtccagggcggaccaaaacgtcatcgtcccttcaccttcttgtgtgtggtctggtcaacttacataAGCACTTTCGTGATAATCAACACATCATAATATACTTTGGTTGATGTGTTGATTAACACGGAAGTGCTTAAGTTATTTCCTGTTTTaaattttccttcgtggttataGATTGTTTTCAACTCTCAATTGTCATTATATTCATTACGTGTTAATTTTTTTGTGAAGCCTGTGAGGTGCGGATATTAGATAAACTTGTAGCCAGTTTTTTATTTACACTTTGTAATTCTTCATATAGAATAAGTTAGCAGCACAATGCTGCATATACCTAGGCTTAATAATGAAAAATgggatttatacacacacacaaatatatataaataaatatatatatatttatatatatatattattagtatattttggtagcagtctttcctgtagacatatattattaaatatgaccgaaaaagtaagattaataattctaacacaaattttctcaatatttcttatgtttcttttcattgtcgatggtaattgaaaaatcaattctccaaaattcatttttatttctagtctgacgcgacacttgaacgctttttgtaataacttattacattttcaaagactttaatttacacacacacaactataacctacaaacactaaacagtgtttagtgtttgcaggttataaccTGTTATAgtaaacctgcaaacactaaatatatatatatatatatatatatatatatatatatatatatatatatatatatatgagaactgacctgtgagatttatatatatttaatttatatgaatttatatagaatttatatttatgttaatttatatattttgatagcaatttgtatgatgttaagtggactgtatttctgcaataatctcacaaatcgatcgtctacacattagggggggggggttatattgaatttatatatatgcagccaatcaaactacagtattaaattaCATATactagtatacattgaggaggttccttatcttattatacagcaaggcttagtccaccagatataactaggatgtagacaccaaattttcctctttgaggtagcttccatcacccagtaactgatgcacaaagtttgcttcctcttcttgacctttcaaaagggcactagctaaaagccagaatcctaatatatgacagctatatcagagaaagcaCTGTAATTGATaaaataaagaccaaggcttaattacctttttttaagaggctgttcgcattctaaccggtatacgccctatctactgacattaatggccaaaaattattagataaatgggtttcggcagaacactttccttgtatttgttggcagcgtgttgatgatggcagacctttggtttccataacacttcgtccaagagaaattaacaggagccgaatttgctcttgTGCGCCTCAGGTCTAAGAACaataatggctgaccactccctcctcacaacgctactggcctacattgtccacatatcagaaagtgataaaagggtcacatttactctattttaatactgaAGATTAAATTACTTtaaataagatgttttatgatgctaaagttcaaagactaatgtatttaagaataattcccagcagaatagctgataaatttataatagtatgtggtaacgatatcccgttttctatagacagaaaattctactacaagttacattttctatgggtaacttgcttatacaatgcagcaatattatctgcctgtatgtaatattattaaatggtgtcggattttccgactatatatatatatattatatatatatgcgaacaagcctgaatggtccccaggattatatatatatatatatatatatatatatatatatatatatatatatatatatatatatatataagcctatacttgcataaaccacaagttaagattaacaatctttggacaacacccaccagtgggcctcgaacccagaaagcacaactaccttccagtagctgccatgactagtacgccttaacccactacaccatcagaccctacaaaagaagtagagacttcgagatatatatacacctcaaatatctccacttcccgagggcactagacaagtgagagtttactatgcgtttttcatcaagccactgttaatgtgagagaactcgtgtccatgctataagcctatacttgcataaaccacaagtgaagattaacaatctttggacaacacccaccagtgggcctcgaacccagaaggcacaactaccttccagtagctgccataactagtatgccttaacctactacaccatcagaccctacaaaagaagtagagacttcgagatatatatacacctcaaatatctccacttcccgagggtactagacaagtgagaggttactatgcgtttttcatcaagccactgttaatgtgagagaactcgtgtccatgctataagcctacacttgcataaaccacaagtgaagattaacaatcgtaaggcgtactagttatggcagctactagaaggtagttgtgctttctgggttcgaatcccactggtgggtgttgtccaaagattgttaatcttcacttgtggtttatgcaagtataggcttatagcatggacacgagttctctcacattaacagtggcttgatgaaaaacgtatagtaacctctcgcttgtctagtgccctcgggaagtggagatatatttgaggtgtatatatatctcgaagtctctacttcttttgtagagtctaatggtgtagtgggttaaggcgtgctagttatggcagctactggaaggtagttgtgctttctgggttcgaggcccactggtgggtgttgtccaaagattgttaatcttcacttgtggtttatgcaagtataggcttatagcatggacacgagttctctcacattaacagtggcttgatgaaaaacgcatagtaacctctcacttgtctagtgcccttgggaagtggagatatttgaggtgtatatatatctcgaagtctcaacttcttttgtagggtctgatggtgtagtggcttaaggcgtactagttatggcagctactggaaggtagttgtgctttctgggttcgaggcccactggtgggtgttgtccaaagattgttaatcttcacttgtggtttatacaagtataggcttatagcatggacacgagttctctcacattaagagtggcttgatgaaaaacgcatagtaaactctcacttgtctagtgccctcgggaagtggagatatttgaggtgtatatatatctcgaagtctctacttcttttgttgggtctgatggtgtagtgggttaaggtgtactagttatggcagctactggaaggtagttgtgctttctgggttcgaggcccactggtgggtgttgtccaaagattgttaatcttcacttgtggcttatgcaagtataggcttatagcatggacttgagttctctcacattaacagtggcttcatGAAAAAcgcatagtaacctctcacttgtctagtgccctcgggaagtggagatatttgaggtgtatatatatctcgaagtctctacttcttttgtagggtctgatggtgtagtggcttaaggcgtactagttatggcagctactggaaggtagttgtgctttctgggttcg belongs to Procambarus clarkii isolate CNS0578487 chromosome 74, FALCON_Pclarkii_2.0, whole genome shotgun sequence and includes:
- the LOC138356843 gene encoding zinc finger protein 16-like, producing the protein MKSHMLVHSCDKPYECPECGKRFRRLGHMKTHRMMHADERPFECAQCGKKFRQRGKIIQHMLVHSGDKRHECPECGKRFSQLGYMKKHMLVHSCDKHHECPDCGKRFRRLGNMKTHRMIHTDERPFECAQCGKKFRQRDKIIQHMLVHSGDKSHECPECGKRFSQLGYMKKHMLMHSDDKPHECPECGKRFSQLGYMKNHMLVHSCDKHHECPECGKRFSQLGNMKTHRMMHADKRPFECAQCGKKFKQRGKIIQHMLVHSGDKPHECPDCEKRFSQLGNMKRHMMVHVVKRSFECAECSKKFRDRKTIIRHMFVHSHD